The following proteins come from a genomic window of Macadamia integrifolia cultivar HAES 741 chromosome 14, SCU_Mint_v3, whole genome shotgun sequence:
- the LOC122061685 gene encoding homocysteine S-methyltransferase 1 has product MGLGKETDSARETLLEDLIRRAGGCAVIDGGLATQLEKHGAAINDPLWSALCLIKNPELVQRVHFEYLEAGADILLTSSYQATIPGFLSKGLSIGEAEMLLQKSVTLALEARDKFWAVAQMIPERSYNRALVAASLGSYGAYLADGSEYSGCYGPDVSLDKLKDFHRRRLQVLVEAGPDLLAFETIPNKLEAQACVELLDEEQVQIPSWICFSSVDGEHAPSGESFKECLDVINKSDKVNAVGINCAPPQFMEGLICKLKKFTEKTIVVYPNSGEVWDGRAKSWKPSQCFDDDMFQLYATRWRDSGAKLIGGCCRTTPSTIKSISKVLKRKILSDFISPQKFSSLK; this is encoded by the exons atgGGGCTAGGGAAGGAGACAGACTCTGCTAGGGAGACATTGCTGGAGGATCTGATAAGGAGAGCAGGTGGGTGTGCTGTGATCGACGGAGGTCTGGCCACCCAGCTTGAGAAGCATGGTGCAGCCATTAACGATCCTCTCTGGAGCGCTCTTTGCCTTATCAAAAACCCCGAACTCGTCCAACGG GTTCATTTTGAATACCTTGAGGCTGGCGCAGATATATTGTTGACATCCTCCTATCAG GCAACAATTCCAGGATTTTTGTCCAAGGGACTATCAATTGGAGAAGCAGAAATGCTTCTTCAAAAGAGTGTCACATTGGCTCTGGAAGCCCGTGATAAGTTCTGGGCTGTTGCACAAATGATTCCTGAGCGCAGTTATAACCGGGCTCTGGTTGCTGCGTCTCTCGGAAGCTACGGGGCCTATCTTGCAGATGGATCAGAGTACAG TGGGTGTTATGGACCAGATGTGAGCTTGGACAAGTTGAAGGATTTCCATAGGCGTCGATTGCAAGTTCTTGTGGAGGCAGGTCCAGACTTGCTTGCGTTTGAGaccatacccaataaacttgaaGCTCAG GCCTGTGTTGAGCTACTAGATGAAGAACAAGTCCAAATTCCATCTTGGATCTGCTTCAGCTCCGTGGATGGTGAGCATGCTCCCTCTGGGGAAAGCTTTAAGGAGTGCCTTGATGTAATAAATAAGAGTGACAAAGTGAATGCAGTTGGGATAAATTGTGCACCTCCACAGTTCATGGAAGGTCTAATTTGCAAGTTAAAGAAG TTTACGGAAAAAACAATAGTTGTTTATCCCAATAGTGGGGAGGTGTGGGATGGAAGAGCTAAGAGCTGGAAG CCATCCCAGTGCTTTGACGATGACATGTTCCAATTGTATGCAACAAGATGGCGCGATTCAGGAGCCAAACTCATTGGAGGATGTTGTAGGACAACACCTTCCACCATTAAATCTATATCCAAGGTCCTCAAAAGGAAGATCTTGAGCGATTTTATTTCTCCACAGAAATTTTCAAGTTTGAAGTAG